A genomic segment from Parolsenella catena encodes:
- the rimO gene encoding 30S ribosomal protein S12 methylthiotransferase RimO gives MSLEQTKAEGSASILFVTLGCAKNEVDTDRMRSLLLRAGYEEASEAEEADAVIVNTCSFLASATSESIERTLELAEANTEGVRNRPIVMCGCVPSRYGDDLPAELPEVAAFVRADAEDGIVSVMDGVLGRESAVPAAVGSSAGPLAEPLRTVEGASAYVKISDGCDRFCSFCAIPYIRGRYASRPYAEIEPEVLALAKSGVREFVLIGQDTGIWGRDLGEGDTLASLLTRLAKVVRPFGAWLRVLYLQPEGMTDELVAAIRDTPEVLPYIDIPIQHCNARVLKSMNRSGSAEEFSELFARLRSEIPGMVLRTTGLVGFPGETEEEYEELLDFIQKEEFDYTSVFSYSREEGTRGAEMDGQIDEDVKLERAQGLIDIAEELGFSATAKHVGEVVDVIIDGIDTDGETPELIGHTWFQAPDCDGAVHIPEGEACVGDVVRVRLTESFCYELEGEIVTDEEA, from the coding sequence ATGTCACTCGAGCAAACGAAGGCCGAGGGCTCTGCGAGCATCCTGTTCGTCACGCTCGGCTGCGCCAAGAACGAGGTCGACACGGACCGCATGCGCAGCCTGCTGCTCCGCGCGGGATACGAGGAGGCCTCCGAGGCAGAAGAGGCTGACGCCGTGATCGTCAACACCTGCTCGTTCCTCGCGAGCGCCACGTCCGAGAGCATCGAGCGCACGCTCGAGCTCGCCGAGGCAAACACCGAGGGCGTGCGCAACCGTCCCATCGTCATGTGCGGCTGCGTTCCCTCCCGCTATGGCGACGACCTTCCCGCCGAGCTCCCCGAGGTCGCCGCGTTCGTTCGCGCGGATGCTGAGGACGGCATCGTCTCGGTCATGGACGGCGTGCTTGGGCGCGAGTCCGCGGTGCCTGCTGCGGTCGGCTCCTCGGCGGGGCCTCTCGCCGAGCCACTTCGCACCGTTGAGGGCGCAAGCGCCTACGTGAAGATCTCTGACGGCTGCGACCGCTTCTGCTCCTTCTGCGCTATTCCCTATATCCGCGGTCGCTACGCCTCCCGTCCCTATGCAGAGATCGAGCCCGAGGTGCTCGCGCTTGCCAAGAGCGGCGTGCGAGAGTTCGTTCTCATCGGCCAGGACACCGGCATCTGGGGCAGGGACCTGGGGGAGGGTGACACGCTCGCGAGCCTGCTCACGCGCCTCGCGAAGGTGGTGCGTCCCTTTGGCGCCTGGCTGCGCGTGCTCTACCTTCAGCCCGAGGGCATGACCGACGAGCTCGTGGCTGCCATCCGTGACACGCCCGAGGTGCTTCCCTACATCGACATCCCCATTCAGCACTGCAACGCTCGCGTGCTCAAGAGCATGAACCGTTCGGGCAGCGCCGAGGAGTTCTCCGAGCTGTTCGCGCGCCTCCGCTCCGAGATCCCGGGCATGGTGCTTCGCACGACGGGCCTCGTTGGCTTTCCCGGCGAGACCGAGGAAGAGTACGAGGAGCTGCTTGACTTCATCCAGAAGGAGGAGTTTGACTACACGAGCGTGTTCTCCTATTCGCGCGAGGAGGGTACCCGCGGCGCCGAGATGGACGGTCAGATCGACGAGGACGTGAAGCTCGAGCGTGCCCAGGGGCTCATCGACATCGCCGAGGAGCTTGGCTTCTCCGCCACGGCCAAGCACGTGGGCGAGGTCGTCGACGTCATCATCGACGGCATCGACACCGATGGCGAGACTCCCGAGCTCATCGGCCACACCTGGTTCCAGGCCCCCGACTGCGACGGCGCCGTTCACATTCCCGAGGGCGAGGCGTGCGTGGGAGACGTCGTGCGCGTGCGACTGACGGAGTCGTTCTGCTATGAGCTCGAGGGTGAGATCGTGACGGACGAGGAGGCGTAG
- a CDS encoding CinA family protein: MSLASRVLDQARAAGLSVGTAESCTGGLVEASLTAVPGSSDVVMGAVGSYACSVKEALLGVEHDTLERVGAVSSECASEMARGARGALGCDVAVSVTGIAGPGGAVPGKPVGLVWFGVSDGHETRTESVVFPGDRSEVRLRSVMHALELLRSMCGKAAARG; this comes from the coding sequence GTGTCGCTTGCTTCCCGTGTTCTCGATCAGGCTCGCGCGGCTGGTCTGAGCGTCGGCACCGCTGAGAGCTGCACGGGGGGCCTCGTGGAGGCGTCACTCACGGCCGTGCCCGGTTCCTCGGACGTCGTGATGGGCGCTGTGGGCTCGTATGCGTGCTCGGTGAAGGAGGCACTGCTTGGGGTCGAGCATGACACCCTCGAGCGTGTTGGCGCCGTGTCCTCCGAGTGCGCGAGCGAGATGGCGCGTGGGGCGCGTGGGGCGCTCGGGTGCGATGTGGCCGTGAGCGTCACTGGCATTGCTGGACCTGGCGGGGCCGTTCCCGGCAAGCCCGTTGGGCTCGTCTGGTTTGGCGTGAGCGATGGGCATGAGACGCGCACGGAGTCCGTCGTGTTCCCCGGCGATCGTTCCGAGGTGAGGCTGCGCTCCGTGATGCACGCTCTCGAGCTGCTGCGCAGCATGTGCGGCAAGGCTGCCGCTCGCGGCTAG
- the recA gene encoding recombinase RecA — protein sequence MAKSNAVSREIHAPTTGEERTKMIESTTAEIEKKFGKGAIMKYGEGGPDLHVEAIPTGSLALDVALGIGGVPRGRIVEIYGPESSGKTTLSLEILAEAQAMGGVVAFIDAEHALDPGYAARIGVDIDEVLISQPDTGEQALEICDMLVRSGAIDVVVIDSVAALVPRAEIEGEIGDTTVGLQARLMSQALRKLAGSLSKSNTTCIFINQLREKIGIMFGNPETTPGGRALKFFSSVRMDIRRIDTIKQSGDIVGSRVRVKVVKNKVAPPFKTAEFDIMYGTGISKEGSILDLGVDNEVVNKSGAWYTYEGERLGQGREAAKEFLRKNPDLRDEIESRVREVVGLEPLEGVEPSTPVSAESDGE from the coding sequence ATGGCTAAGTCCAACGCGGTTTCGCGAGAGATTCACGCGCCTACCACGGGCGAGGAACGCACGAAGATGATCGAGTCCACGACTGCCGAGATTGAGAAGAAGTTCGGCAAGGGCGCGATCATGAAGTATGGCGAGGGCGGGCCTGACCTTCACGTCGAGGCCATCCCCACGGGCTCCCTCGCCCTTGATGTCGCCCTTGGCATCGGTGGCGTTCCCAGGGGCCGCATCGTGGAGATCTATGGCCCCGAGTCCTCGGGCAAGACCACGCTCTCGCTCGAGATTCTCGCAGAGGCCCAGGCCATGGGTGGCGTCGTTGCCTTCATCGATGCCGAGCACGCGCTCGATCCCGGCTATGCCGCTCGCATCGGCGTTGACATCGACGAGGTGCTCATCTCTCAGCCAGACACCGGCGAGCAGGCGCTTGAGATCTGTGACATGCTCGTTCGCTCCGGAGCCATCGATGTGGTGGTCATCGACTCCGTGGCCGCGCTCGTCCCGCGTGCGGAGATTGAGGGCGAGATTGGAGACACCACGGTGGGTCTCCAGGCCAGGCTCATGAGCCAGGCGCTTCGCAAGCTCGCTGGCTCTCTCTCGAAGTCCAACACCACCTGCATCTTCATCAACCAGCTTCGCGAGAAGATCGGCATCATGTTCGGCAATCCGGAGACCACTCCTGGCGGCCGTGCCCTCAAGTTCTTCTCTTCGGTGCGCATGGACATTCGTCGCATCGACACGATCAAGCAGAGCGGCGACATCGTGGGCAGCCGCGTGCGCGTCAAGGTCGTCAAGAACAAGGTGGCCCCTCCCTTCAAGACGGCCGAGTTCGACATCATGTACGGCACCGGCATCTCCAAGGAGGGTTCGATCCTGGACCTCGGCGTCGACAACGAGGTGGTCAACAAGTCCGGCGCCTGGTACACGTACGAGGGCGAGCGCCTTGGCCAGGGCAGGGAGGCCGCGAAGGAGTTCCTGCGCAAGAACCCCGATCTCAGGGACGAGATCGAGTCTCGCGTCCGTGAGGTCGTCGGCCTGGAGCCCCTTGAGGGCGTGGAGCCCTCGACTCCGGTGAGCGCTGAGAGCGATGGCGAGTAG
- a CDS encoding regulatory protein RecX codes for MGARKPLACIETADSEPIFVPVCVARRLDGADGPEPGSRAELLYEVRTLSDECAWSKLVDLVSRRDYSQKEAADRLVREGFSRDCACRAVGRGVASRVVNDARFAEYFVRAKVSAGWGPMRIERELSRRGVPIEDVPGWPDEFFGDEGPAQRARELIERKPVPRENAYPKLVRFLVSRGFSLSVAKDVVSERLARDDDS; via the coding sequence ATGGGGGCGAGAAAGCCCCTGGCATGTATAGAGACGGCTGATTCCGAGCCCATTTTTGTCCCCGTCTGCGTGGCCAGGCGACTTGACGGAGCCGACGGCCCGGAGCCGGGCAGCAGGGCCGAGCTTTTGTACGAGGTGAGGACGCTCTCTGACGAATGCGCGTGGTCCAAGCTCGTTGACCTTGTGTCTCGCAGGGATTACTCGCAGAAGGAGGCCGCTGACAGGCTCGTTCGCGAGGGCTTCTCGAGGGACTGCGCGTGCCGCGCGGTGGGGCGCGGCGTTGCCTCGCGTGTCGTGAATGACGCGAGGTTTGCCGAGTACTTCGTGCGTGCCAAGGTCAGTGCTGGGTGGGGCCCGATGCGCATCGAGCGCGAGCTTTCTCGCAGGGGCGTCCCCATTGAGGATGTACCCGGTTGGCCAGATGAGTTCTTTGGCGACGAGGGTCCCGCGCAACGGGCGCGTGAGCTTATCGAGCGCAAGCCTGTGCCTCGGGAGAATGCCTACCCAAAGCTCGTTCGCTTCCTCGTGTCGAGGGGCTTCTCCCTCTCCGTTGCCAAGGACGTTGTGAGCGAGCGTCTGGCACGGGATGACGATTCATAG
- the rny gene encoding ribonuclease Y yields the protein MLPVIVAAVIALVAGFAISHFAVNGQNSAKVQEANRQVSEAQQRAEQICADAERQAETTKKEAVLAAKEDILKQRQAAEAEEKQRKSELHSLESRIMQREESLDRRNDALDRREHQLSSQAGQLDRRQSDLDGLVKKQTTELERIASLSQDEAHKELLDRVRKDTVREEAQILRESEQRTRAQADKTAREIVTTAIQRCAADQAGEVTVTSVHIPSDDLKGRIIGREGRNIRTFEQVSGVSLVIDDTPETVLLSSFEPVRRETARVALENLIADGRIHPARIEEMYKKAETLVNQRVQEAGEQAAFDAGIHDLHPEIIKTLGALRYRTSFGQNVLQHSKQVSELCGVMASELGLDPTAAKRAGLLHDLGKAIDHTVEGPHAVIGADLARRYGERPEIVHAIEAHHADVEPNTILDQLVMAADAISAARPGARRESAETYIKRLQKLEEISNAHEGVERTYAMQAGRELHVMVQPEKISDAEATVLAHDIAKQIEDEMEYPGQVRVVVIRESRAVDVAK from the coding sequence ATGTTGCCAGTTATCGTTGCGGCGGTCATCGCCCTTGTGGCGGGTTTCGCCATCTCTCACTTCGCTGTCAATGGCCAGAACTCGGCCAAGGTCCAGGAGGCCAACCGTCAGGTGAGCGAGGCTCAGCAGAGGGCCGAGCAGATTTGCGCCGATGCCGAGCGTCAGGCCGAGACCACCAAGAAGGAGGCCGTTCTCGCTGCCAAGGAGGACATCCTCAAGCAGCGCCAGGCCGCTGAGGCCGAGGAGAAGCAGCGCAAGAGCGAGCTTCACTCCCTTGAGAGCCGTATCATGCAGCGCGAGGAGTCCCTCGACCGTCGAAACGACGCGCTCGACCGTCGCGAGCACCAGCTCTCCAGTCAGGCGGGCCAGCTCGACCGTCGTCAGAGCGACCTCGATGGCCTCGTCAAGAAGCAGACGACCGAGCTCGAGCGCATCGCGTCCCTCTCTCAGGACGAGGCCCACAAGGAGCTTCTCGACCGCGTTCGCAAGGACACGGTTCGTGAGGAGGCCCAGATCCTTCGCGAGAGCGAGCAGCGTACGCGTGCCCAGGCTGACAAGACGGCTCGAGAGATCGTGACGACCGCCATCCAGCGCTGCGCCGCTGACCAGGCCGGCGAGGTCACCGTTACCTCCGTTCACATCCCCTCCGATGACCTCAAGGGCCGCATCATCGGCCGCGAGGGCCGCAACATCCGCACGTTCGAGCAGGTCTCCGGCGTCTCTCTCGTCATCGATGATACCCCCGAGACGGTGCTGCTCTCGAGCTTCGAGCCCGTTCGTCGCGAGACGGCCCGCGTGGCGCTCGAGAACCTCATCGCCGACGGCCGCATTCACCCGGCCCGCATCGAGGAGATGTACAAGAAGGCCGAGACTCTCGTCAACCAGCGGGTTCAAGAGGCTGGCGAGCAGGCCGCCTTTGACGCTGGCATCCACGACCTTCACCCCGAGATCATCAAGACGCTCGGCGCTCTGCGCTATCGCACCTCTTTTGGCCAGAACGTCCTGCAGCACTCCAAGCAGGTCTCTGAGCTGTGCGGCGTCATGGCCTCCGAGCTTGGGCTTGATCCCACGGCCGCCAAGCGTGCCGGTCTTCTGCATGACCTCGGCAAGGCCATTGACCACACGGTCGAGGGCCCGCATGCCGTCATCGGCGCCGACCTCGCACGTCGCTATGGCGAGCGCCCCGAGATCGTCCACGCCATCGAGGCGCACCACGCAGATGTTGAGCCCAACACGATTCTCGACCAGCTCGTGATGGCCGCCGATGCCATCTCCGCCGCCAGGCCCGGCGCGCGTCGCGAGAGCGCCGAGACCTACATCAAGCGACTTCAGAAGCTTGAGGAGATCTCGAACGCTCACGAGGGCGTCGAGCGCACCTACGCCATGCAGGCCGGTCGCGAGCTCCACGTCATGGTCCAGCCCGAGAAGATCTCCGATGCCGAGGCCACGGTTCTGGCCCACGACATTGCCAAGCAGATCGAGGACGAGATGGAGTATCCCGGCCAGGTCCGCGTCGTCGTCATTCGCGAGTCTCGCGCCGTTGATGTCGCGAAGTAG
- a CDS encoding ATP-binding protein: MPSLVDFVAAVSGDTAVRVEESLGEGFVRLRVGEAERRQAKHDIRCIEDVVIEMLRNSRDAGARRILVATTREGDTRSLVMIDDGSGVPDSMRERIFDARVTSKLDTVHMDRWGVHGRGMALFSIKENTRMARVMASGKGLGSSIRVEADATELPERKDQSTWPSVGSGDEGQTQLKGPHNIIRTCCEFALEERPNCEVYLGSAADVLSTARALVEQSPDRSRLLFVDDPSEVPVIERPAVAGDARELSTIAQDLGLSISERTAHRILAGQIKPLRPVAARLLHHGGTPGAQQVDLSKDRRGLKIAQDDIDEFSRTMERAFDLIAERYYVGLSGEPRVSVTRDKITVTFDLEKQD; this comes from the coding sequence GTGCCCTCGCTTGTCGATTTTGTCGCCGCCGTCTCTGGTGACACGGCCGTGCGCGTCGAGGAGTCACTTGGTGAGGGCTTCGTTCGTCTGCGCGTTGGCGAGGCCGAGAGGCGCCAGGCAAAACATGACATCCGTTGCATCGAGGACGTCGTCATCGAGATGCTCCGCAACTCGAGGGATGCGGGCGCGCGCCGAATACTCGTTGCTACGACGCGAGAGGGTGATACTCGCTCCCTCGTCATGATCGATGATGGTTCCGGCGTCCCCGATTCCATGCGCGAGCGAATCTTCGATGCTCGCGTGACCTCAAAGCTCGATACGGTGCACATGGACCGTTGGGGCGTCCACGGTCGTGGCATGGCCCTCTTCTCCATCAAGGAGAACACGCGTATGGCACGCGTCATGGCCTCGGGGAAGGGGCTCGGCTCCTCCATCCGAGTTGAGGCGGACGCCACGGAGCTTCCCGAGAGAAAGGACCAGAGCACGTGGCCCTCCGTTGGCAGTGGTGACGAAGGCCAGACGCAGCTCAAGGGCCCTCACAACATCATTCGTACGTGCTGCGAGTTCGCGCTTGAGGAGCGGCCGAACTGCGAGGTCTATCTCGGCTCCGCGGCCGACGTCCTGTCCACTGCCCGCGCCCTCGTCGAGCAAAGCCCAGATAGGTCTAGGCTTCTCTTCGTCGACGACCCCTCCGAGGTCCCGGTCATCGAGCGGCCTGCCGTTGCCGGGGATGCGCGCGAGCTCTCCACGATAGCCCAGGACCTGGGACTTTCCATCTCTGAGCGCACGGCGCACCGCATTCTTGCCGGGCAGATCAAGCCGCTCCGTCCCGTCGCGGCAAGGCTGCTCCACCATGGCGGTACGCCTGGGGCCCAGCAGGTCGACCTGTCCAAGGACCGTCGCGGCCTCAAGATCGCGCAGGATGACATCGACGAGTTCTCGCGCACGATGGAGCGGGCCTTCGACCTCATTGCGGAGCGCTACTATGTGGGTCTTTCCGGCGAACCTCGCGTGAGCGTGACGCGTGACAAGATTACCGTTACATTTGACCTCGAGAAGCAAGACTAG
- a CDS encoding stage V sporulation protein S has translation MDYLKVSSKSSPASVAGAIAGMVKDGVPVNIQSVGAGAVNQAIKAVAIARGFLIPTGVDISCAPTFSDIDIDGQSRTAIRIAVYVHRLAPSDATTIEQGAGKVAI, from the coding sequence ATGGACTACCTGAAGGTCTCGAGCAAGTCCTCGCCTGCTTCTGTCGCCGGTGCGATTGCCGGCATGGTGAAGGACGGGGTTCCCGTCAACATCCAGTCGGTGGGGGCTGGGGCTGTGAACCAAGCGATCAAGGCCGTGGCCATCGCTCGTGGCTTCCTCATTCCCACGGGAGTCGACATCTCGTGTGCCCCCACGTTCTCGGATATCGATATCGACGGCCAGAGCCGCACGGCCATTCGCATTGCGGTGTATGTCCACAGGCTTGCGCCGTCGGACGCTACGACCATCGAGCAGGGTGCCGGAAAGGTGGCAATTTAA
- the miaB gene encoding tRNA (N6-isopentenyl adenosine(37)-C2)-methylthiotransferase MiaB, whose translation MSNVSSLAGLTYHVKTFGCQMNLHDSERVSGLLGSCGCLEVATPDEADIVVFMTCCVREKADTHLYGQVSAMVSAPEPPHGRRVVCIGGCIAQRDGSGIREHMRNVDVVFGTRAIASLPDLIVDALNGSKKNVFADTSEDDPGFSSDLPSRREDVWHAWVPIMTGCNNFCSYCIVPYVRGRERDRAFESIVDEVRTLHEDGVREVCLLGQNVNSFGRQRYGSPRFAELLRAVGETGIERIRFTSSHPKDLSDETIAAMAETPAVMPQLHLAVQSGSTRVLKAMNRHYTREDYLALADRIKQANPGIALSTDIIVGFPGETEEDFEQTLSLVREVGFSSAFTFIYSKRPGTPAAKIDDPTPREVIQERFDRLAALVADLAHEANQVELGHTVEALVEGPSKRDADILVGHSPKNKTVHFEIPEGYKAQDLVGKLVDVRVEEARTWYLRGPMVGDPR comes from the coding sequence GTGAGCAATGTCTCGTCTCTTGCTGGTCTCACGTATCACGTGAAGACGTTTGGCTGTCAGATGAACCTTCATGACTCGGAGCGCGTGTCGGGTCTTCTCGGGTCGTGCGGCTGCCTTGAGGTCGCCACTCCTGATGAGGCCGATATCGTCGTCTTCATGACGTGCTGCGTCCGCGAGAAGGCCGACACGCACCTCTACGGTCAGGTCTCAGCCATGGTGAGTGCCCCCGAGCCCCCGCACGGCCGCAGGGTCGTGTGCATCGGCGGCTGCATCGCCCAGCGTGACGGCTCCGGCATTCGCGAGCACATGCGCAACGTCGACGTCGTCTTTGGCACCCGTGCGATCGCGAGCCTTCCCGACCTCATCGTGGACGCCCTCAACGGCTCCAAGAAGAATGTCTTTGCGGACACGAGCGAGGATGACCCGGGCTTCTCCTCCGACCTGCCTAGCAGGCGCGAGGACGTCTGGCATGCGTGGGTGCCCATCATGACGGGCTGCAACAACTTCTGCAGCTATTGCATCGTTCCCTACGTGCGCGGCCGCGAGCGCGACCGAGCGTTCGAGAGCATCGTCGACGAGGTGCGTACGCTCCATGAGGACGGTGTCCGCGAGGTCTGCCTTCTGGGCCAGAACGTCAACTCCTTCGGCCGCCAGCGCTATGGCTCGCCCCGCTTTGCCGAGCTGCTGCGTGCCGTGGGTGAGACGGGCATCGAACGCATCCGCTTCACGAGCTCCCACCCCAAGGACCTCTCTGACGAGACGATTGCCGCCATGGCCGAGACGCCTGCCGTCATGCCCCAGCTTCACCTTGCCGTCCAGAGCGGCTCAACCCGCGTCCTCAAGGCGATGAACCGGCACTACACGCGTGAGGACTACCTTGCCTTGGCCGATCGCATCAAGCAGGCCAATCCTGGCATCGCTCTGTCCACCGACATCATCGTGGGCTTCCCCGGCGAGACCGAGGAGGACTTCGAGCAGACGCTGAGCCTTGTGCGAGAGGTCGGGTTCTCCTCTGCGTTCACGTTCATCTACTCCAAGCGTCCCGGAACGCCCGCTGCCAAGATTGACGACCCCACTCCGCGCGAGGTCATCCAGGAGCGCTTCGACAGACTTGCGGCTCTCGTTGCTGACCTCGCCCACGAGGCCAACCAGGTTGAGCTCGGCCATACGGTCGAGGCGCTTGTCGAGGGACCGTCCAAGAGGGATGCCGACATTCTCGTGGGGCACAGCCCCAAGAACAAGACGGTGCACTTTGAGATTCCGGAGGGTTACAAGGCCCAAGACCTTGTTGGCAAACTCGTTGACGTTCGCGTCGAGGAGGCCCGTACCTGGTATCTGCGTGGCCCGATGGTTGGCGACCCGAGGTGA
- the miaA gene encoding tRNA (adenosine(37)-N6)-dimethylallyltransferase MiaA, giving the protein MGPTASGKSALADEVAMQLGTDVISVDSMQVYRGMDIGTAKTPMGERRVPLQMVDVSDISKDYSVAMFQRDARMLVNERRCAGKAAILCGGTGLYLDGVIDVMEFPTGETHGEVRSKYEGYLAKHGTQALWELLDSRDHESAAAIHPNNARRVVRALEMHDEGTSYAEQLSGLKARRPYYSVEMWGITMDRQRLYRRIDERVDAMMVAGLVDEVEGLVSAGLGEDLTARQAIGYKEVLAYLGGSCSLDECVELIKRRSRRYAKRQLSWLRRDGRVRWLDMDVLDTSGAADLVVKSYSAALRSS; this is encoded by the coding sequence GTGGGTCCCACTGCCTCGGGCAAGAGCGCGCTGGCAGACGAAGTGGCCATGCAGCTTGGGACGGACGTCATCTCCGTCGACTCGATGCAGGTCTATCGCGGGATGGACATAGGCACGGCCAAGACGCCGATGGGGGAGCGTCGCGTTCCCCTGCAGATGGTCGATGTCTCTGACATCTCCAAGGATTATTCGGTCGCGATGTTCCAGCGCGACGCACGCATGCTTGTGAACGAGCGCAGGTGCGCCGGTAAGGCGGCGATATTGTGCGGGGGAACGGGGCTGTACCTTGACGGCGTCATTGACGTGATGGAGTTTCCCACGGGCGAGACCCACGGCGAGGTTCGCTCGAAGTACGAGGGCTATCTCGCCAAGCATGGTACGCAGGCCCTTTGGGAGCTTCTCGACTCGCGTGACCACGAAAGCGCGGCAGCCATCCACCCCAACAACGCGCGACGCGTGGTCAGGGCTCTTGAGATGCATGACGAGGGCACGAGCTATGCTGAGCAGCTTTCTGGACTCAAGGCGCGTAGACCCTACTATTCCGTTGAGATGTGGGGCATAACGATGGACAGGCAGCGTCTCTATCGCCGTATCGACGAGCGCGTTGATGCCATGATGGTTGCGGGACTCGTCGACGAGGTCGAGGGCCTCGTTTCCGCCGGATTGGGCGAAGACCTCACGGCGCGTCAGGCCATCGGCTACAAGGAGGTTCTTGCATATCTTGGCGGGAGCTGTTCTCTCGACGAGTGCGTTGAGCTCATCAAGCGACGCTCTCGCAGGTATGCGAAGCGGCAGCTGTCCTGGCTGAGAAGGGACGGGCGCGTTCGGTGGCTTGACATGGATGTGCTTGACACATCTGGCGCCGCGGATTTGGTCGTGAAGTCCTATAGCGCTGCCTTGCGCAGCTCCTGA
- the hflX gene encoding GTPase HflX: MSTAPVPERTLVVGVDTGRADWPMVESLDELEKLVETAGGIVVARETQRLDSPIPKTFVGSGKAKELAELVRRMDIDVVAFDDQLSPSQQANLERIFGDPVKVIDRTALILDIFGRHATTREGSLQVQLAQLQYVLPRLRGMWSHLMGEQTRGGIGSRFGQGESQLEVDRRLVRDRIAALRRELARLETRRNTQSKARWDSGIYRVALAGYTNAGKSTLLNALTDSKVYAKDELFATLDPTTRSIDLAEGRKITLTDTVGFIQKLPTTLVESFKSTLAEVRAADLVLEVVDAHDGNWEKKVRAVNDILGQIDAGDIRRVLVFNKCDLLDDEALGELRAHNSDAEFVSAEQGTGLAGLMHRIASEASAGDVTLTALVPYEKGMLVKMVHERCQVIREQYQDNGLFVTLKAGERMAATLRPYEIDD, from the coding sequence ATGTCAACGGCGCCCGTTCCGGAGCGGACGCTTGTCGTTGGTGTGGACACGGGAAGGGCCGATTGGCCCATGGTGGAGTCTCTTGACGAGCTCGAGAAGCTCGTCGAGACGGCTGGCGGCATCGTCGTTGCCCGTGAGACTCAAAGGCTCGATTCCCCCATCCCCAAGACCTTCGTGGGCTCCGGCAAGGCCAAGGAGCTCGCCGAGCTCGTCAGGCGAATGGATATCGACGTCGTTGCCTTTGACGATCAGCTGTCTCCGTCCCAGCAGGCCAACCTTGAGCGCATCTTCGGTGACCCCGTCAAGGTGATTGATAGGACTGCGCTTATCCTTGACATCTTTGGTCGCCATGCCACGACGCGCGAGGGCTCGCTTCAGGTTCAGCTCGCCCAGCTTCAGTATGTGCTGCCGCGTCTTCGCGGCATGTGGAGCCACCTCATGGGTGAGCAGACCCGCGGTGGCATCGGTAGTCGATTCGGCCAGGGCGAGAGCCAGCTTGAGGTCGACCGAAGGCTCGTCCGGGACCGGATAGCAGCGCTTCGCCGTGAGCTCGCTCGTCTCGAGACCAGACGCAACACCCAGAGCAAGGCGCGTTGGGACTCCGGTATCTATCGCGTGGCTCTTGCCGGTTACACAAACGCCGGAAAATCCACCCTGCTCAATGCGCTTACGGATTCAAAGGTCTATGCCAAGGACGAGCTCTTTGCCACGCTTGATCCTACGACGAGGTCCATCGACCTTGCCGAGGGGAGAAAGATTACCCTCACCGACACGGTCGGGTTCATTCAGAAGCTCCCGACAACGCTCGTTGAGAGCTTCAAGTCCACGCTTGCCGAGGTTCGGGCCGCCGACCTTGTGCTAGAGGTCGTGGATGCCCATGACGGCAACTGGGAGAAGAAGGTCAGGGCCGTCAACGACATTCTTGGGCAGATCGACGCCGGTGATATCCGCCGCGTCCTCGTCTTCAACAAGTGCGATCTTCTTGACGATGAAGCCCTCGGCGAGCTGAGGGCCCACAATTCTGACGCCGAGTTTGTCTCCGCGGAGCAGGGAACCGGACTTGCTGGTTTGATGCACAGGATTGCCTCGGAGGCGAGCGCTGGCGACGTGACGCTCACTGCACTGGTTCCCTATGAGAAGGGAATGCTCGTCAAGATGGTTCACGAGCGCTGCCAGGTTATCAGAGAGCAGTATCAGGATAATGGGCTTTTCGTGACCCTGAAGGCCGGCGAGCGCATGGCTGCAACCCTGCGTCCCTATGAGATAGACGATTAG